The nucleotide window GTCAAGACCATATGGAAATTTTAGGAGTGATTTAACATGGCAAAGAAAGTCGTCGTCAATATTCATAAGCTCACGGAAAAACATAATATCTCGCTACGCGAACTGGCAAGATTGTCTGATATCCGACACGCTGCGTTGAGTGAGTTGCAGTCTGGGAAGCGAGAGAATATTAACTTTGCTCACATTGAACGGATCGCAGAAGCTTTGGATATTGATGATATAAAGGAAATTATTGAAATTAAAGATATTTAGTTGAAAAATACTGTGACTATTTTTAATGTAATCTCAAAAAACTCTGTTTATTTCACCTTATCGGCAGTATTATATTCCAATCTAATTTTAAACCAATCTGCTAGTCTCTCAGCCATCAAAGGAGGAACTGCATTGCCGATTTGCACAAAATTAGAAGTCCTCGGCCCTTCAAAAAAATAATCATCTGGAAATGATTGGATTCTAGCTACTTCTCTAACAGTAAGAGAACGATTTTGCGTTATATCTGGGTGAATATAATGATGACCATCTTTTGATATATGAGCGACTACGGTATGAGAGTACTGTTCATCCCCAGCAACCACCTTAAATCTATCAAGAAATGAAGTAAGATTCTTGTGTGTAATCAAATGCTCTGGTAGATCAGGGTATTTTAAACGACTCTTTTCTTTGTTCCACTTCTCTACTACAATATTATAAATATCTAAATCTCTTTGTACATTTGATCTAGCCTCATGATGTGTAAGAATATCTCTTGGACCTCTAATTTTCATTTCTTCCAACAAGTTATTAGGAGGAGATTTATAACAACTGTCTACAGTTGATTGTCCAGAAAAAAGTCTAGGAAGATCATTTATTAAGTCATTGACAATATGATTTTGAATTTGATTCTCGATTATTGGAAATTGATATTCAATATCCTTTCTCCAACCAACAATAATAATTCTCTTTCTATCTTGAAGTACTCCAAAGTATTTCGCATTTAATTTCCGCGCTTCAATATTATAACCCACTCTTTTCATATAGGATTGTAAGTTCTTAAACAACGTTCCTTTAAACGCAGTCAAAATACCTGGGACATTTTCAAAGACAAACGCTTTAGGTTGATATCTTGTTAAGAATCTTACATATAACTTATACAAGTAATTCCTAGGATCATCTTCCATGCTTTTCTCGTCTCTTGCTCTACCAACTAGTGAATAAGCTTGACAAGGAGGCCCACCAATAATTAGGTCTACACTATTCTGTTTCATATGAGCTAGTCTGTTATCAATCTTTTGAAATATTAATGGTAAAGTAGCTTCAGAAATTTCAAGATTCATTACAGGCTCCAACTCATCCTCAGGAACTAGAGATAAAAGTTTGCGCCTTTTTTCTTCCCTCTCACCACTAGTACTATAATAACTTTCTTGGTATTCTCTGTATAATTTCAAATTATTAGTTTTCTTCATATAATAGTATACTGACCTAGTCTCTAATGTTTTACACGCATAAGCATCTCGCTCAATATGTGCAATTGGTTCAAAACCTGTTCTTAAAAAACCTTCAGAAAGTCCTCCAGCACCTGAAAATATATCTAAAAAATTCATTACAACGCCCCTTAGCTAACTCAATCTAAATATAAAAATCATACTAGGTTAGCAATGTATTGTAAACTATAAGACGAATGAATAAATTCAATCCAACCTTATAATACCTACCCTAGAGATAAAGGTTGATAAGTAGTGTTTGATATCACTTAGAAATAATTCTCTAAATTCCAATAGAGGTTGAAGCGTAAACTCTCTATTTTGATCATTACTTATATGATGAAAACTAAAAACGATAATACAAAGTTCATCATTTATTAATAACTCTGGTGTCGAATACAACGATTCCGGTAAACTTTTGGTACGTTTATTAAACTGATCTACTGGTACTTTGATCCCAAATAAAATGCGCTTCCTTTTCAATTTATTTTGGGCGTAGTCGCACGAGGATGAGATATCCAATTTCACCAATCTAATTTGATCATCATTTATATCAACTTTATCAAAAGTATGTAATACTATTTCTTCCTTAATCTCTTTATCATCCACTAAAAATAACTTACCTGGTTTCTTATTGTCATTTAGCAGTATTTTTTGGCAAAGTAGTTTAGAGTTAGAGAATCCTTGTGTACGCAAATATTTATTATGCATCTCCTCTATAATCTCTTTATCTTCATGTATCACAACGTTCTTATCAATGATTTTTGAGTATGAAATAAAATCACGACCATTTTTTTTCAATACAAATTTACCTATCTTAGAAATTGAATATTCATTTTGATTGATTAGACAGGTAATACTAGAGCTAGTCATATGTTGGAATTCTTCATCATCAAAATGTATTAAGTGCATTTGATTCCATAACTCATCTGGAAGCATTTGATTTAAAGAAGCAAACGCATTTGATATGTATTCAGCATTAGTAGTACTGGTCCCCAATATTTTTCCTGCATTAGCAATTGCCAATCGCTGAATTATATTCTGTACATTTTTATTCCAATTATCTCCTTTGTCCGATAACATCGCTACACTATTGAGCAACATATTAGCGGCTTTCGAAACTGTATTTTCCCATACTAACAAAGAAGATAAAGCATTCATTTCTTTTAGTTTTCCGTTCAGTTCAGTTAACAAATTATCGATAGGTACTTCTTCATGTTCACTAAAAGAAGGAACCATATTGAATATATCCATTATTTTTTCTTCAATAGTAGTATCATTTATACTTGATATAGTTGCTGCTAATTGATCACGAGCCTCATTATGACTATCTCTAATTAAACTTATAAAATCTTTTTTTTCTAAACTTGTTATTAAATACGGTTGTGGCACTTGCGGATATTCTTTTAGTTCCTCTTTAAATGATGCTAGATATTCATTATTATGTTTACTCCACATACACAATATATATGGGCCATTTTCTAAGCTTATTGCACGTTTAAGTAAACTAAATAATGAACGGTTTATTATATGAGAATCAGTTACAGTGGAGAATCTCATGTCCAAAATAACAAGTCGCACACCATTCAGGGGTTCCTCTGGTTTATTTTTCAATTGTCCATCCCAAAATAAAGAATAAATTCCTTTAGTAGACAAAGCCTTCATTATAGGGAGTGCTTCTTCTATTTGATCGTCAATGATAATGACTTTATTAATAGCATTTAATTCCAATTTTATTCTTCCTCCTTGAATGCTAATGCAATAATTGCACCATGCTTATACTCTAATGGTAATTCTAAATCATAATAATCTGGAAATATAATTTGACCACTATGTTGCTTCATAATTTCGCTAGCTAAGTGAAGTCCTAAACCCATTCCACCTGTTTTGTCAGTAATAAAAGGTTTGGTAATCATTTCTGTTGGTATGGTAAACCCTTTACCATTATCCGCTATAATAATACTTAGATAACCTGATATTTCTCTTGTTATATCAAAATAGATCTTTTTATTAGGGACTTCAACATAACTCAGCCACCAAATTGCGTTATCAATGATATTTATTATATTACTTGTAATTAAATTTTCATTACCTTTTACGATAAAATCATCAGTTTTATTAAGATAATTCTCAACAACTTGAATTTCATGTGCTGCCAATCTGAAATCCACCAAAAATAATGCTTGACTAATTACATCTTTAAAATTGAATTTTTTCAAACGACCAGATTTAACAACTGAAGCATATCCATCTGTAAGACTCCCAAGTCTTTCCACTAATTTCCTGACATGCTGAGAAGTTTGATTTTCATCAATTACGCGCTCTAGTTCAGAAATAACTTTATCTATTTCATGTAAAACAACGCTCATGCTTAAGCCTATGCTTGAACTTTTTTGGTAAACACCTGTAATATGTTGATAATCACGTTCAATGTTATCAAGGCATCCGAATATTTCATTTTTTAATGAATTGTCTGACACTTTCATTTCGATCTTTTCCCTTAACGAAGCAACCTCTGCAATTAATGGTTCAGATTTAGAGGTGGCACCATAATATTTTCTTATAAGATACTTATCTAATGCGCGGTCATGTTCAAATTTTTCAACAGCGAAAAGTACAGCATCTCTAAATTTTTCATATGCCAAATCCTCTATAAATCCTTCACGGTTAGTCTTCTCTTGTAAACCTAAACTTTGGCTACGCTCAATCTTTACACTTCCAAGTACTAGATTGGTACTAATTTTATCAGCTGGACTATTAACTCTTTTGGCGTTTAATCCCAACCAATCACTCTCTTCTGAAGAGTAAATTCTAATTTTATCTCGATATACAAAAATACCACCGTTTGTTTTCAAATATTTCTTTAACCCTGAAGTGTCAGAAACTTCTCCAAATTTAAGTAAACTGGAGTCCAAATCAAACCCCAATAATTCAATCTCAATTGAACCAATATCATATTCAGATAAATCAATAGGAACAAACATTTTTTTAGTTTTTTTTCTATCATCTTTTAAGTTATCTAATTTTTTCATTTCAATCTCATCAATATGATTGTTTCTATAATCCAATTTATCTAAGTTGTTCCAAGGTTTGAACTCATATTCATAGTTAAGAATTTTGTTTTTATCCAACGTCATCTTTACCTTAAATAATGCATAATCCTTAATATCATCATAACTTATTAAACCCTTTAACCATTCAGGATTGCTCACTTTCAAGTTCACTTTAAACGCATCTAATGCTTCAAATGGGGAGTTTAGTGAGGTTATTGCACGTTGTAAATCTCTCACTTTTCCTCTCGTCCACGGAGTTTTTAAATTTTCTATAATTATACGAGTGCCTTTGGGACTACCATTAGTAAACAACTGAGTTGGGGGACGCTCAATGATATCAATAGACACATCTGATAAGTATTTATTAGAATCGAATATCGACCAATCAATACTTAAAAAAACCTCTTGTTCATTTTCGGAACGAGTTATCAATGTAACCTTATGTCCTAATTTATGAACCCCAAAACGTCCAATTCCCTTTTCACCCATAGGCAATCTGTTAAGTGAACTTTTTATGTTTTCTTGTATCATTTTCTTTAATTTTTTCTCTTTATTATCTGTACCGGGTTCCATCCAGTAGTTTTTAACAATGTCGAGCGTCATTCCATCTCCATCATCTTCGATAATTATCGTAGCAGATTGTAGATCGTCTGTATCTCTCATTATTACTTCAACATTTCTTGCATCAGCATCATAAGCGTTTTTAATAAGTTCTAAGACTGCAATTGTCTCATCTTTAATTAACTGTTCACCTAATTGAGACATTAATCTTGCTCTAGGCCTAAATACAGCTTGATTAGTCAGGTTAATGCACCCCTCTCATTTTTATTAAGTATCAAAGATCTCAAATTTAAATATATTAATCGCCGATGTTCATCCAATCCTCTTTCCTCTCATAAACCGTTTTGTTATATCTTATGGCGCTAGGTATATTCTACCATACAAAATAAATTCGCTGCATTTTTTCTAAGTGAAAATAGATATTTATGTTTGCCTGATTTACGAGCAAATAGTATCACTAAAAAAATAGTAAATTGGATACTGAGAAGGGCCACAATTTATCTAGAAAGCATGTATCAATTATTAGAAATATATTTCTAGGGTTTTATTAAAAAGAACAGCTACTTGGTATTATCCTCTTTTAATAGACAAGAAAAAAAAAGACATCTGTTAAGATGGACTTAATCTTGCCTACTGGAGGGGATTTTTTTATGGCTAAAAAAGGACAAGCTTTCTGACGGTACTCCTCAGAATTAAAATTGGAGGCGGCCGGCTGGTCAACGAAGAGCATATGAGCATACGTGAAGTCGCGAAACGTTTGGGTATTCAAAATAAATCTCAGGTAAAGTATGGGCTGCGAAAATGAAACACGGAGTGAGTTTTGAACCTGCCACATCTAAACGAGGACGTTCTAAAACGAAGTTTTCCAGTATGGAAGAAGAAATGGCTTACTTGCGAGCGGAGATTGAATATTTAAAAAAGCATTATCCAAATCTACACAAGGAGTGACGAGTAAAGCTGCCAGATTTCAGATTGTAGAGGACTTGCGAGTACGTCATGATTGGCTTGGCTCGAAGTTTGCTGCGGTTTCCCGTTCGGGCTATTATAAGTGGAGAAAAAGTAGACAGGCGAAAAGTGAACGTAGACAAAAAGAACATGAATTGGAATCGCATCTGCTTGCCATTCATCGAGTTTATCCCTACTTTGGTTATCTTCAAATGACAGTGGCTTTACATAGAGAAGAGTTAGGAGTTAATCACACAAAGGTGTATCGAGTAATGAAACAATTAAGGTTTTGTTCTGTTATTCGAAGAAAGCGTCGATTCTTTGGGAAACAAGCTTCTGTAGTGAATCCAAATCGACTGGAACGCCAGTTTCAAGCAAGTTCACCACGAACTAAACTGGTTACAGACATCACCTATATCCGCGCTGGAGAACAGTTTGTGTACCTATCTGTCATTCAGGATTTATATAATAATGAAATTTTGGATGGCCATCTTTCCGAACGAAATGATCTTGCTTTAGTTCATGAAACGCTGGATAGATTCTGTCAGCACACGGATCTGAGTGGCGTACTCCTGCACTCCAGTCAAGGATTTCAATAAACCTCTAAACCAGTCAACCGTAAACTGAAACAACTCAGTATGCTAGGAAGTCACTCCAGGCGGGAATTGCCTAGACAATGCCTGTATCAAATCTTTCTTCTCTCAATTAAAGACCGAAAAAATATACTTGAATGAGGCAGCAAACAAAGAGGAGGTTGAGCAGAAAGTGAGCGAATATATTCTATTCGATACCCACAACCGATACCAAAAAAGACTAAACGACCGTTCCCCGGTGGAATACCGGGAAAAGACCGCGGCTTAAAATCGTCTTTTTTTACTGTCTACTTGACAGGGTTATGACCAACTAGAGCTGTTTTTTTAATATTAGTTCGATTTTACATCTTTAACATTATAATTAAGGTAAAACCGCCACGTTTCACTATCCATATATATCCAAGTTTTCATTCTGCCATTTAGTTCATCACCACAATCAGAAAACTTTATATCCTTAATTTTCTGAAAAGTTATAGGCCACTCTTCCCCGTTCCTTTCCAAATTTAATGAGAAATATTTGTATGCATTTGAAATATCGTAATCAACTAAGCGGTATATATCTCTACCAGTTTCCTTTCCTACACGTCCATTTGTGATACCTATTTGAATGCTTCCTTTTTTTGTCGCATCCAGAAGTCGATCTAGAAAATTATAGTAATCTTCAAGAGCCTCCTCCTGTTCCAATTTTCTCAATTCCCTCTGGTGCTCTTCTTCTAATTTATGATAGTGATTAGATACCAGCCGATTCAATATAAACCTAACTCTACTAGAATCATATCCCGCTTCCTCAAAAAGTTTCTCATACAAAGGTAGTTTTATTTTCACAGAACGATCTCGCTCATTCCAATTCTTTTTAAAATCGTTAATAACTTCGGCAAGTGGTCCTGACTTTATTGCTTCATCATTCTCTATATCAAATTCGGAATCTCTTCCATATAGGTAATCCAATGAGACACGATAAAATGTCGCTAGCTTACTAAGCATTTCAGCAGATGGTTCCCTATTTCCTGCTTCCCAATTGGAGTAAGTGCTATAATTAATATTAAGTTTTTCTACTACCTCTGCTTTTTCAATTTTTTTATTTTCTCTAATTTCCTTAAGACGCATTCCAATAATAGATTTTTGATCCATTTAAGAACCCCCATTCATTCATAATGAATAAAAATTAAACAAATTATATTTTTTTCCCCAAAATGAATTATAAATGATTCATATTGAGTTTTCAATCATAAAACCCAAAAAAGCATTTTTCTCTTTATTTCTGCTAAACAACTGAAGTTATTGCATTTATTTCAGGTCAAAAAACCTTGCTATATATTGTTGAATCATCTAACTCATAAGAAACAGTAGAACTAGCTTAATACATATTTTCTCTATCTAGCTTCTTCAGTTCATCCTTTTAGTACCACAAAAAGAATATGTGAATAAAGATAATTCACTATCTTTTCAAAAAAATTCCAACATCATAATGAGCTCAGTGATATTCCCCTATCCCCTTTACATTGACAAACTCAAAAAAAACTCTAACCTAATAACGAATCATCCATTCACTAATAAGGAGTCGTTCACGATGGTGCAAGCCAAGAAAGACGAAGTCAGAAAAGAGATTGAATATGCGGCGCTCAAGGTCTTTTTTGAAAAAGGCTATGTGGATGCCAAGATGAGCGATATCGCGGATGAGATCAATATTTCTGTGGGCAATATCTATACTTATTTTAAGAACAAGAAAGAACTATTCTACGCCGTCGTGCCGCCGGATCTGGTGGATTATCTGAAAAATGTGCTAGTGGAGACGATTCACTTTGATAACCAGACCTTGTTCGAGGAAACGGATAGCGAGCGAAAGTCGGCGCTGTTGCAGGAACAGGTAGACGTATTACGGAAATATCGGAATCAGATTGTAATTATCTTCGAAAAGAATAAAGGCACCATCTACACCAACGCCAAGAATGAACTTGTTGAGCTGATGATCGAAACCAAGAAGGCCTATCTGAAGAACCAATATAAACGGTATGAGATTGGTACCGAGGAGAACTTGATTTTGCTGAACATCCTCGCACACAATGTGATCGACATGAATCTGGATCTATTGAAGCGAGATATGAGTGAGGACAGCCGGAAGCAAATATTCGAAGCGTTGTATGTATACAGACTGTACGGTATGAAGAGTCTCAACGAATAACGCTCCATCTCATCACTTATGCCGGGCAGACAAAGCGTGCAGATCAGATCAACTTCACTTGGTTTGCACGCGAAAAAAACTTCATCATAGATCTGCCTATTTTTTTAACCTAAAAATGAATTTTATATTCATTATTGAAACAGTTATCTTCTTTACCTTAACTACTCGCTTCACCTATATCCAAAGGAGGAACACAACATGAACACCGATTACGCATTGAAAAACGTCAATCTGATCCACAGCGACTCAAGCCGCAATCTGCAAAAAAACCTGACGCTTCTCGTCAATGAACAAGGACTTATTCAGAATATTGGACGAGATCATGATCTGAATATTCCAAGTCACTACACAACCATCGACCTCTCAGGAAAATACATTATGCCTGGACTGATCAATGCCCACGTACACCTCTTTGCAGATGGAAAACCGTTCAGTCTCTCGGTCAGTGAAGGCATGTTGCAGTTTGCCTATGATCGGATATTGAACACCAAGTTTGGCAGAAACGTTTTGAAAAAACGTATGAAACGCAATGCGCTGACCGCACTCCATGCGGGTGTGACAACGATGCGCAGTGTGGGGGAATTCTTTTACACGGACGTCCAGCTGCGGGATGAGATTAATAACGGCGACTTTGTCGGCCCTAATCTGCTTGTCTCCGGGTTTTTCCTAAGTGTCACGGGCGGACATGGTGCTCCATTCCTCGCTCTGGTTGGTGACTCTCCGTGGGAAGGCAGAAAGAATGTGCGTATCAATGTGAAACACGGTGTCGATCTGATCAAAATCTGTGTTACGGGTGGCGTGACGGATGCGAAAATGGTGGGCGAAGCTGGCCGTTTACAGATGACGGTGGACGAAGTTGCGGCGATCTGCGATGAAGCGCATAAGATTGGCCTGCGGGTGGCAGCTCATGTGGAGAGCACGGAAGGCGTACGAGTGGCGTTACAAGGTGGCGTTGATACCATTGAGCACGGTTCGGAGATGGACGACGACATCATTCATTTGTACAAAAATAATCCCAATGCCCTGAATGGCTACACCGCACTCATCCCCACCCTGCAAGCTGCCTATCCATCCGCTTCACTGAATACCAGCGTAACGAAGGTAAGTGCAACGGTAAAAGAGAATTCCAGACTCGTCTACGATTCCATGCTCAAAGGCGTCAAGCAAGCGATCGAAAACGACATCACCATCGGTATAGGTACTGATGCCGCTATGCCTTACGTAACTCACTATGATATGTGGAGAGAGATGGACCACTACATGAGACAGGCCAACCTGAACAACAAACAGGTCATCGACATGGTGACCCGAACCAATGCGAAGATCCTCGGTGTTGACGATGTTACAGGAACGGTGGATATCGGAAAACATGCCGATCTGATTATCATGGAGCAAAATCCACTGGAACATATCGAGGCCTTGTCAGACATCTCTATGGTCATGGTCAAGGGAAATCTAATTCAAACACCATCTGTCACAAGAATCAAAGAAGTTGACGATGTTCTAAACTCAGTTTGGTGAATTCAGATATGTAAACATAGAATTCATCAATAATACGTAATACTTGCTTCAATTAAATACGCTTTATCTTTAGGGTTCAATAATTGAGGCATTATTCTTTGAGAAGGCGGAATATCTTCAACAGGTTCTCCATCCAAAAATAATTCTAGTGCTTCTTTCGTCATCAATAATGCTTCTTCAACTGAATCCCCACAGGTGATACATCCAGGCAGATCAGGAAATGTAACATTAATTCCATCCTCAGCAAAATTAAAAATTGCGTAGTATTGGTAAGTTCGAATCATATGGGACACTCTCCTGTTAAGACTAATCATTCAATCCTTTGCCCTCCAGGATCGGCTGCATGTACTTCTCGATTCGTGACACTTTTGTTTTGGATTGCTTTGGTTGTGAAAAATAATAGAGATATGCCCGCTGCCGTCCGGGTGAGAGTGCTTCAAATGCATCTCGGAAAGCAGGATTCTCATCGAACTGCTGTTGAAGTTCCTCGGGAACGCTATATTCGGCAGTCTTTTTCATCTCCACTTGCAATCCGGCTTGTTCCACTTCAATCGCTTGCTGGATATAGGCTTTGATCATAGCCTCCTGCTCCACAATCTGCTCCAGACTGGTGAAGCGAAGCTGGCGTTCTGCCTGTACATTCTCCGTTTGCTGGATTAAGAGGCCGTGTGTATCCTTAAGCAGAGCACCTTTGAAAAATAGAATGGCTACGTACTCTTTGAATCCATGGATTAAAACGATGTTTTTCCCATCCAGCATGTAACAAGGATGCATCCACTTCATATCCTCTGTCAGTTCAAAATCCCGAATAATCTCTCTCAGCTTCGTGGACTCTTCCTTCCACGTTTTGAGTTTCTTCAAATAACCGTCAACTTTGCGATTCCCACTTGTATCCGTCATGGAGAACTACCTCTCTTTATCTCATGGTTTTATAGGTTCAATTGTACTGGTTTTCAGTGGATTGTACAGCGTTGCTTACAGAGCTTTTATTGACTTTTCCAAGTGAATTTAAACCTTAATAACAACAAAGACCATCCTGTTAGATGGCCTATAATTTAGTCCCATCTCATCTAATAAGTTTCAATCGACAGTTCACCATACCCATAGTAAAATAATGGAATGTCTATTGCTATAATTCCAACATACGAAAGGAAGATTTAAATGAGAGAGTACACAGTCGTTCCAGGTCCGAAAAATGTTCAAGTAAACCGAGGTGATACTCAGGCTGCTGTTAATTTATTTGCTGATATCATCAATCACAAAGCACAATCTGGATGGATCTATCAATCCATGGAGTCGCTAGCCGTCACCGAGAAGCCCGGTTGTCTCCAGCAACCTGTTACAACGCATCATTATATGCTGATTTTCTACAGAGAGATTTAATAATAGTACAACAATCATGAGAAACTCAGAATCTGAGGAACTGATATATAATAACATGCCATCCGAAGAAGAACTTATTAGACTCTTACATACACATCATGAAGAAAACGACCCTCGAAGCAGTTTCTATATAAGAACTCATGTTATTCCAGAAATCGATTGGTTGAAGTCTTTGCTTAACGTTACACTTGCATTATTCGCAGGGCTAATCATCTCTATGATCTGTTTTTATCTCTTGAATCCATTCATTCCAGTATATGCTTTGCTGAGCGCCCAGATTGTTTTCATAGCAAGTATGTTTTTCATCGTTCTACGACGTGTTAGAGCAATCCTGATATGGAGTATTAGAATTTATCAACGTTTTGCCCCCATTGAAGTGAGGAACAAATGTCGTTTTGAACCAAGCTGTTCTGTGTATATGATTCAAGCTATTGAGAAATACGGGGCGATTAAAGGTATTTCCTTGGGCATCCAGCGTCTTCGCAAATGTAATATCAACGGTGGAGGATATGATTATCCATAAATCCAAAAGGTCCATAGTCTGTCTATGGGCCTTTTGGTTTGGTTAACATTTCTGGCTTAAGCTAATATCCAGTAGTGACTGTGTCTCATCTTCCAACATCGCGGAAGCGATCATCATAAAGTCTTCAGCCCCAATTTCAAAGTGGCCTTTACGAAATGGAAACCCCCAATTACGATTCCCGCGTGTAAAAGTGAGCTGGTCTAACAACGTAGCGATCTTTACTTCTCGACACGGAAGATAACGGAGATCTCGGCGAAAGGGTACAAAGGATTCCGACATCTGATATTGGTATATCCTGTCGTCGTTAATTTGACCAATAGCGGTAAAAGCCTGAAGTGGCTTCCCTGTTGATATGTCTGTACGTGGGGAATAGTATATCAGCCAGTCACCCGCGGACATCTGTCGCAACAGTGCTGACTTGCCATGGCACAACTGCGCAAACCCTCCCTCTACGGCTACATTTACATGAGAAGCAGATACAACACCAATCCAATATCTGCTGTCCTGATTTGGTTTCATGGATACATCTCATTCCCTTCTCTCGTTTACATTTCCAGATTCGATATCAATCGATCCAATTGTAAAAAATGATGTCTGTAGTGCATCTCTATCAACAAAAACCACTCCTGAGCGTTTAGAGCGCCAAGCCTTGGATGACGTATTTTGTTGTTTACCGATGCTTGGTATAAAAGGGGTTCTGTACTTCTCATCCGTTCCACGACCATGTAAAGCCCGTCGATCAAGGACTCCATGCTCTCAGGTGGTTGCGGGGTGTACTGCGGGGAAGCGGGTACTTTAACGGGAACGGGAGGGAATTGTCCTAATTCAAACACTTGCCTACCCAGTTCAGTTTTTTCCTCACCCGAGTTTAACGTCGAATCCTCGCTGCTCAAACACTGCTCAATATTATGCAGATGCAAGAAAAGCGCTGATTGAATCAAATGTACATACATCTGTCCAATGGACCATTCCTCTTCACTTTGTTTTTTAAGTAAGCTACCCATATCCAATTTGTTCAGTTCTGCCAAATATCGTTCTACTGCCGTTTCCAATGATTTCAATACTTCCGTTGTACTTCTCATCCTTCAATCAACTCCATTTATCTGTGATATATCAAAGTATAAAAAAACACTACTGACAGGTGTATGTCAGTAGTGTTTTAAGATGTTTTTGGCTACTTCCTTCATTCGGAAGCGTAAAGACTCCGGCTCCAAGACCTCGATATCTCCACCCCAGCCAAGTAAATAATGCAAGATTTCCTCCGGATAGCGCACACGAAAATGAAAAATCACAAATTCCT belongs to Paenibacillus sp. FSL H8-0079 and includes:
- a CDS encoding YdeI family protein, whose translation is MTDTSGNRKVDGYLKKLKTWKEESTKLREIIRDFELTEDMKWMHPCYMLDGKNIVLIHGFKEYVAILFFKGALLKDTHGLLIQQTENVQAERQLRFTSLEQIVEQEAMIKAYIQQAIEVEQAGLQVEMKKTAEYSVPEELQQQFDENPAFRDAFEALSPGRQRAYLYYFSQPKQSKTKVSRIEKYMQPILEGKGLND
- the yidD gene encoding membrane protein insertion efficiency factor YidD; this translates as MPSEEELIRLLHTHHEENDPRSSFYIRTHVIPEIDWLKSLLNVTLALFAGLIISMICFYLLNPFIPVYALLSAQIVFIASMFFIVLRRVRAILIWSIRIYQRFAPIEVRNKCRFEPSCSVYMIQAIEKYGAIKGISLGIQRLRKCNINGGGYDYP
- a CDS encoding EVE domain-containing protein, producing the protein MKPNQDSRYWIGVVSASHVNVAVEGGFAQLCHGKSALLRQMSAGDWLIYYSPRTDISTGKPLQAFTAIGQINDDRIYQYQMSESFVPFRRDLRYLPCREVKIATLLDQLTFTRGNRNWGFPFRKGHFEIGAEDFMMIASAMLEDETQSLLDISLSQKC
- a CDS encoding DinB family protein produces the protein MRSTTEVLKSLETAVERYLAELNKLDMGSLLKKQSEEEWSIGQMYVHLIQSALFLHLHNIEQCLSSEDSTLNSGEEKTELGRQVFELGQFPPVPVKVPASPQYTPQPPESMESLIDGLYMVVERMRSTEPLLYQASVNNKIRHPRLGALNAQEWFLLIEMHYRHHFLQLDRLISNLEM